TAAAAGCCTTTAATACTTTAATAAGGAGTgaggtaacaccagtgacaaaaATACGGTGCAAACCATCTTTaaacaaattcacaaaaaaagttttaaaaaatgattaaactgtCATTTATGTGTATTTGTACAGCTACTAAGTTATGCAATAACAATGTCTAAGTTTAAATgttagaaaaagaaatacattttaagacgTCTTGCCGCTctaaaagtggacgtttctgtagaatgacccttttaaatgctttgggaacatttttaaaagtgtttacagTGCTTTAAAAATTAGATGCTAGATGCTAATTGCTTTTAGATTGCTATTAGGATGTTTTAGAAAACCATGAGAACACATTTAGAGCAGTTAGAATGCTTTTACAAGATCTTTACAACTACTGTAGAAGAACGCTATTAAACGCTTTGGGAACATTATTAAAAGCTTTTAACATGAGAAGCCTAGAAGTGGTTGTAGGGCGCATGCTGGTGGGTTTGAGATAAATAAATAGGTATCACTTGCGACCCAACATCCCACCCCACCCTAATACCCCACCCCACCCTAGGTGCAGGAGGAGCGGCAGAAGGTGCAGGAGGAGCAACAGAAGGTGCCGGAGAAGCTGCAGAAGCTGCAAGAGGAGCAACAGAAGGTGCAGGAGGAGCTGCAGAAGGTGCAGGAGGAGCTACAGGAAGTGCAAGAGGAGCTACAGAAGGTGGAGGaggagctgcaggaggagcGACAGAAGGTGCAGGAGGAGTGACAGGTGTGCAGCAGGAGCTGCAGTAGGTGCAGGAGAAGCTGCAGAAGGTGCAGGAGCAACAGAAGGTACAGGAGGAGCTGTAGAAGGTGCAGGAGGAGCTGCAGAAGGTGCAAGAGGAGCTACAGAAGGTGCAGGAGGACCTGCAGAAGATGCAAGAGGAGCGACAGAAGGTGCAGGAGGAGCTGCAGAAGCTGCATGAGGAGCGACAGAAGGTGCAGGaggagctgcaggaggagctaCAGGAGGAACTACAGGAGGGGCAGGAGGAGTTGCAaaagctgcaggaggagctgcaggaggagctaCATGAGGTGCAGGAGGAGCTGCAGAAGGTGCAGGAGGAGTTACAGGAAGTGCAGGAGGAGGTACAGGAGGAGCTACAGGAGGTGCAGAGGGGGCTGCAGAAGGTGCAGGAGGAGCTACATGAGGTGCAGGAGGAGCTGCAGAAGTTGCAGGAGGAGCTACAGGAGGTGCAGGAGGAGCTGCATGAGGAGGTGCAGGAGGAGCTGCAGAAGGTGCAGAAGGTGCAGGAGCAGCTGCAGAAGGTGCAGGAGGAGCGACAGAAGGTGCAGGAGGAGCTACAGAAGGTGCAGGaggagctgcaggaggagctaCAGGAGGTGCAGGAGGGCCCCAGTCTGCGctgctttcttctctctccgCTCAGACCTGGAGGAGCTGCTGCCGCTGGGAGGCTTTAGCACACGCAGCGCGTGCACACGCGTCGCACGGTGCAGGCTGCACGCGGCTTCAGCGAACACATGGCGCGCGCGTTTTTTTTCCGTGCTCCTTATTAATTTAGTCTTCATGTCGGCGAGCGCGAGTCGCTGAGTGTCGTCTGTGCGCGCGGGTCGTGGATGATGCATGGCCGGTTGGTGCTGCGGTCCGAAGTGGAGCTCGTGATCCATGCCCCGCCGCCCGCGCAGACATGTCCCCAGCATCGGCCGCCGCGGCCACGGCCACGGCCACGGTCTGCGCGAGCGCAACCCCGGGAGACGAAGCGGAGAGCCCCCGCGAGGAGGTGAGAGAGACTTAGAGAGGCGAGGgcgaagtcagcttcttattcgcaattgctcgttccaccttaaatggcttGGTTCCACcttaagaagctgacttcagcttcgtgacttATAGAAACATGCAGTGCACTGCCTTCCATGTTTAGAGCCGCGCTTTCTGCTCCTGCACGCGTTCACGTTTTCGCGCAGGTTTGTTTCTGCAGCGTGGCGTTTACGTGTTCGCACGCCTTCGTGTTCCTGTAGGTCTTTTTTTGCGTGCGTGTGCTTCGTGGAGCGGCTCATTGCTGACGTGCTGACAGAAGCACAGAGTCTCGAGTCTCTTTATGTTTGAGCAAAGCACAGGTGACCGATTTCGTGTGTGCGCCGAAATGAAACCCCGTCTGCGGTGCGTGTCGCCTCTCTCTTACACAGCAGACGGAGCAGAGCGGGTTCAGAGCCTGTGGCGAGCCCGTCTGGTGTACAGTAGACTGCCCACTAGGCTTTATAGGTAAACAGTAAGCCACAGTTAGGACTGTACTGGTTTGTACCTATTCAGCTAGTTACCTCATTTGTGTTCAATCAACCAGTTTATAGGTAACAGTGTGGCACACAGGGCTGCTTGATTATAATCATAATCATGGCTATTTGGGGGggtcgtggactggaggttaggaaactggccctgtgactccGCTCAGGTTGCCGGTTCAACCCCCAGGGccctgaggtgtccttgagcaagacgcctaacccccaactgctccccgggcgccgtggatagggctgcccaccgctccgggcaagtgtgtgtgtgtgtgtgtgtgcgtattcactagtgtgtatgtggtgtttcactgcacggatggcttaaatgcggaggtgggattaatAAATTATCACAACTTATTTTGGTCaatatttagaattatttaaCAGGATTACTCCTTGATCttggaaaatgcatttttagaaCTTTATGcataaaatatgtacatatatacactcagaaaaaaggtaccacactgtcactggggcagtacccctcttgtcactggggcgggaccctcaagggtacatcccagtacctttcgtcagggaacataactgaaccataattcactgaaatgacattttctaagttgtactgactccacacaccccatctggtctccaggcttttcttttgttgttctgtttaaaacattagcTTATGTGCTTTTCACTGGGGGGAAAACGCACTTGAGGTGTGCAgatggaccttaaaaccgctgtcgtacctttgaggaaacatttacattgtttgtaccttgatgaatgaaaaatgtgcctGTACAGAATTTCTAACAGGATATATCAAAAGacgcctgggtttgattccctggctgggtaaccagggtcctctctgtgcggagtctgcatgttctccccgtgtccgtgtgggtttcctcccacagtccgaagacgtgcagtcagggtaattggagatgctaaatttcCCCTAGGTGTGATATGTGAATTaatatgtctgtgtgttagTATTGTGATGGTCTGGCGAGCTgttcagggtgtttcctgccttccgcccgatgaccccTGGGATCTCCAGCACCTGAAAACTACTAAacatatagaaaaaaataacaaacaaaaaataaataacaaaaataaaatttggaCCCTCAGGGAGGGACGTACAGGAtcagaaactacataagcaTGTCCGTTAGAGATTCCACCTTCTGCGTAATTAAATTGTTACAGTGCTGAAGctgaattttcaaaattttcttAACTCTCCCTTTAATGCAAACAGCCGGCTTCTCCAAACAGCGCACGCTGCCTAGTGAAAAAAGCTTGCAGGCATAGACACGAGGTTTAATTGTTGGCCCAAGAATTATAATGGGCTAAAAGGGTGATATAAGCCGCATTGACTGTGGTGTAATTGTCGGTGCCAGACATTGTGGTTCCAGCATCTCGGAAACAGGAACAGCTTCCCCCGAGACGTTCGCACGCTACAGTCTCCAGAGCTCACAGAGAGCTGTgtgataaacaaaaaacagtcgGTGAGCAGTTCTGTGGGTGAGGACACCTTGTTACATGGCTCATATCACACACTGTCTCATTTCGCTTTCTCACATTCCTCATATTTCATCTCACATTTCTGTTATagatcagaggaggatggggTCCCCTTTGGTCTTGGTTCTGCTCCAGGTTGCCTTTAGGGAggttttcttgccactgttgccctcGGTGATGCTCATTCGGAAATTGGACCCGACTTTATGTTAAGATGCTCTGTGACAAAGCTCTTTACTGAAAGTGCTAAATCAAAAAACGTGAAAATAAACTGATTTTacgtaccaaaaacagtcacgGCTCATTTGCATGAGCCAATttttcagcctctctttatcacttagaattaagcaggctgtttgtgttactgtgctttaaatactgatatatgtaaattacccttcatctgattggctgccctgtgttgtgattcattcaaaaagcagtgttGGCTGAAACTCCTCATAGGTTAATTGTGAGGGGCGGGGCTTTGTcgctgtaggctaaataggtggatatatgtaaacatgacatcacaaaagcaatgtAATTGAATTGATTGGGCTTTTGAAGTTCAGTTTATTTGGATTCATGTATGGACGGAGGAGCAAACAGTGTGCTTTAAAACAATCATCAGACTCTCATTTCAGAAAGGTGGGGAagattcagttttccatgatatggaccctttaatgaGACAGGTTAGAGGACATGCTAACAAAAAGGCCATACATTCGCAACAGTGGTGAGCAGAAGGGCGTCTTTCGGTACGCAGTGCATTGAACAATGAAGTAGATACAGCAGTAGAAGACTGTGGTGaggctacactcttaaaaaaaagatggtctGGGTTTcattagtaaagggaatggttttCTTCAGGACCTTGAGCTCCATATAGCACCATTTCTGCTTAAATGggtctttgcatgatgaaattgttcttcaaattgttggagaatgccttctgtatagcaccaataagggttcttctattgttacaagcttaacaatagcagaaccctttatttatgatatatagagccatttttaaaaaggttccatatagaacatatataaatatatagaatattacATTGTCCCTCAAGCAGAGTTCATGcatggaatggttctatatagacctcatggttctaaatggaaccattcCCTATACTAAAGCaccttttgaagaaccatctgtttttttGATAGTACATCATGCGCAGGTAATCATGCAACCATGAAAAGCTAGATAGATGGGAAAATGTCGCGCGGTCTGAAAGCTGATTTCTGCTGCCACGGGCAGATGGTAGATCACAGTTTGGCGTACACAACACAAATCCATGGATTCATGGGGGGCAGGGGACGTTCGCTAGCCAGTCACTGTATAAGGCTGAGATATATCCTCCACTTTATTCTTGGTATGAATTTGATATCCTACCTATTAGACATGCAATTGCCTACTGTGTCTGCCTGTATCACAACCAGCATGATCAAAGAAATAAACTTGACTTGCTTCTCTTTATAGTTGATCGATAACTAAAAGgcttccatatagaaccacaaaagGGTCTTTGACTTGAAACAGTAGTGGAACTCTTtctggtactatatagaaccatttttcaaaagATTGTTAAAGAAGCTGTAGAACCACTTAACCATGCCACGAACAGTTCAAGCGTTCAGGTTCTTTAAGCTGTCGTATGTACACGTTGcttttactacagaacccttaaagaaccccccccccttttttttttaaagaggcgTGGAGCTCCAGTGAGTGTCAGcaatgaaaggaaagaaagaagcgGCATAAAGTGATAATTGCTTTCTTTAGATCAAAGACGATTCAGAGAGGTTACCATGACAACCGAGGAGGGTTGGGGGTTGATGCTTGGCCCCACCCCACCCCTAAGATACATTCTGTGGCGCTTGGTGTGGGGAAGGCTTTCTTGCCATACGTGAGGCCGCTGAAAAACAATGAACGCTTTCATCATAAATGATTCAGAGGCAgatccagtttttttttaaagctgatgTTTTAATACTCAGGACTGTATAACCAGTGGTCGAGTTCTGGGTGTTCAAACTTCAGATTTTGGATGGAATCACTTTCATTAGCTCTGCCGTGGTCAGTCAGCACTGAGGTCAGTCACGTCCCTTTTCAGGATCTTTTGTGGATTCCGACTCTAATGTATCTTCCGTCCTCAGGAACACTGTGGGACATGAGCTACTCAGAGCTGCTCACTGTATTTAACACTCGATGATTTACCGGTGTCTCTCAACCTGGTAGCTCTTTAATCAGCATTTGATCTCCTCTAACGAAACCCTACAGTGATCACCAACAACATTTATAGTATCAGACACAGTAATAACACTCATCACTGTAAGTTAGGAACACTGCCGGCAGTCACTACAATTGGGAATTTTTTTGTTAGGCTGTTCACAGTGTCTTATAAATGTGTCCTGTATCCAACATTAGTCTAAACAGATCACACTCCTAAACTGACCCTCAATGGGCCAAAGAAATGCTTCATGTCGTGAGTTCATCCAGAGGTAAAGTGGAATGAACAGTAACAGGTTTCATCTTCTCCAGCATCGCAGGAGCTAATAGGACGTTCAGATGGCTGACAGCTGGAGCTCGCTGTGAAAATGGCATGTTATTCTGCCACAGACACGTCTTTCGTTCGCATGCCTggtttctttaaactttgctttcagatgTTCGACTTTTCTTTGACACTAgtctcgttctcctgcggccgcaGGTGGCCAAAAATCAATTCAAAATCTCTTCGAACACGGAACGGTTCGGATTAGTGTcttctaattttatttttactagaGACGCACCAATACCATTTCTCCCCTTCAGATACCAATACCAGATACAATACAGAGTACCAGTACTAATGCTAAGCCTAACCTAACTGGCCTGATATTTATACagttgcatttaaaaaaaataattttggtAAAATCTGTGTTCTGTGTCACACTCAGCTTGGCTAGATGGCATTTACTTATTAGATGCTTAAGaaaacttttgtttatttactgcatATATTTACTACTTACTACTATGTATAATTAGTAATAAGAACCATGtttaacaatgtaaataaatgtaaaatatctttattgtgtaaaacagttcaaaacagGCTAAACCTGTGGTGTTTACACTTCAGCAcgcagcagcttctctggcttAAAACCTGATCTGAATTTTTCCCACATCCAAATTTCTCGAGTCATTTGTCTCCTACTTGTGTCTTGTTCATTCACGCTCGACTATGAGCATCAGTTCAGTTAACATCAACATCACTCCCTCTGTCAGTATCAGTGAGTTAACGCATAGGCCCAGCTTGCGGGCTGCTACACTAAATGCTAAATCAAGGCTAAATGCTGTCATGATGCAGAGAGTCCAGTGGTTCCTTCAGCTCTCTCAGTATTTTAGACCATAAGTGACCACGACATACGAGTGATTAGGTAAGCGGCTCCGTTACCGTGTTCTTAGAACGGAAACCTGCTGTTGCAGATTATGGCATGAGCAATTTTACTGCCGCTTGTTGTCCCACCCCGCTGACATGTTCTGAAGTTCTGTCTACTGGTGCACATGCatgagaacttgtagagaggagaaataCCACTCTGGTTtcctcaaacactagagggcgctacCGAGTGAGTCCGAAATGAacgggttgatatggagcatttgagcaaaatcatagtttatacatgtgtaaacattttaatgcaaaagaaTAGTCTTTTCCTGAACAGTGACTAATATAAAACGTTTTAACAGccctgttatattttaagagcttttaaacccgagttataggagtttaaaactgCGCTCCATGCatgtccatgacgtcagtgagcgccaacagccaatgagctgctccgctcgccaatcagTCATTATGCTCTAGCAGGAATGCCCGCCCTCTGCTGCCCAAAgtccgtttgctgtagaaaaaagtaaatatatagttgagttttcttagtttttagtgaaatacatccttcttctttctaaaattaaagaagcgtTCTGGGCGACTGATTAGACACTAGCTTTccatttttagccgttgagctccatttacttccattcattgaggactcactcgtgggcgccctctgctgacTAGCTGCCCTGTTTTTGATGTAACGGGAGGAATAGTTACCGGCTCTGGTGCTCTGCAAAACGGCCTGTAATGAGGAGCAGTATCAGCTAGAGTCTCAGTACTCAGGAGAGTGAGACCTCTGCTGGCGTGGAGGGGAACTGACAGTTTCACTGACACCAAGCACAAATCAGATGCATTGTTGCTAAAATCTTAAATCCTTGTGAGAAATCGcttgtgtgcttatttttatttaatcctTGTGTCTGTGCAGTGAGTATGTGAATAAAAAAGCATTTggtactgtatatttatatctatataaaCCAAAAACAGCGCACTGTTTTACAGCGGTGAAGATAAAGCGTGTAATAGGCTGCTGAATGCTCACTTCCTATTGGTAATCCCCATGTTGCTTTGCTCCCTGTTTGCATGAAGTTAAACTCCCCTCAACTTTGCTGCGTCGCTGACTTGGCCCACTTAATGTCATCAATGTTTATGCTGCcggggcggcatggtggcgtggtgggtagcgctgtcgcatcacagcgaggagggtctgggttcgattccccggccggggtcctctctgtgtggagtttgcatgttctcccagtgtctgtgtgggtttcctcccacagtcaggccagttggacatgcaaggtgtgagtgactgactgtctgtgtctgtctgtctgccctgcaatggactggcgatctgtccagggtatatcctgccttctgcccgatgaccgctgggataccCTAATATAGGCCTTTTATTCGTAGGAggaaaagcaaaatgaaaaggCCGCTAATAGCGAAAAAACAGCTCTTTACAACAGTACAAACTAATGATTCAAGATGGAAAAACATTGCTTGGTCTGATGAACACTGATTTCTGCTGCCACAGGTGGATGGTATGTCAGGTCCAGCAAAAACCATCTGCCCAAAGTTTGTTTAAACCACCAGAAGCTGAAACGCTATGATTTGTTCTTGCGGCTGCATTTTCAAACTAGCCCTGTTTGGCGGGAGAATCGCGAACCTGGCAACACACTGTATCAGTGAAAGTGTGGTTTTACATAAGCATCTCTTCTGTAGGCGCTCAGTCAAGAGCGTGTTCATTTAACATGAAGATCTCATGCAGTGTGTAAATCTCACTTATGGATGGGATGAAAATATCGATAATAGAGATCTTAAGTGATCACATTAATCTAAAGGGGGGGTGGAAAGGGAGGAATATTGCTCTGCGGCCCTTTATGACCCTTTTAAAAGATACTTCCAACTCGGTAATGCACCATGACATAGTGCACGCATCATCTCTAGCTGGTCCCTCAAGCATGACAGCAACTTCAGTTTACTTCAGCACACATCTAGcgcagtctccagacctcaagtGGAGCCCCTTGAGAAGAAGTGAAATGGGAGGTTTTTTAGTATAAATTTGTGATGCCATCACGACAGCAAGTGCCTGTCCTTAAATACCAGGCACTATGATTCCTTCTTGTTCAAGtaaacagtttttttcagtatttgcaTGTGGTTTTAGTTCCAGTCCAGCCTTTTACAGCTCATCTTGCTCGCTGAattgtattgtgtttgtttctgaCACAGTCCTTATGGTAAAGTCTGTCCAGTCTGTGACCATCTTGGCAACATCAccaggcagttatttccagtcgTACAAGATAAGATCTCTTTGAATAGGGTGAGACATAAAAACTTGATACTGAAGgtcaaaatattgttttaaaaatgtaaaatcactGGTAAAATCTGGCAACTACTTcgtaatataaatgaaaagaatTCTCCATCCATGTCCTTCGTCCAAGAACCTCAATGCCAGCGCAGTCACAACCAAcagcctttcttctcttctgtaGTTCTTACATTATTACGGCACTATGTTTGATGACAGGACTGTCTTCTAGTGGATATATTGCTTACCATCCATGGCAATTTAAGCTAGACGTACACCGCGGTTTCAGCCCGTTTTTAAGTCCGATTTGGTTGGAGCCGATTGAGTTTCATGAGTCAAATTTTGTCGTTCGCTGTGTAGCGTGAGAAGGGAAACAATGCCCGATTAACTGCCCAGACGAGCTTCGATTGAGCAGTTAGAGGATCGGATGGATTTCCGACATGTCAGAAGTTTTGGTCGCTTGACTCATAAACCAGTTGCTCAAAGTCTCACCCAAAaccacacacaatcacaaccacCACTCCTGCACGAAGTCCACATTTGCGGTACCAGCGTCATATATAGAGCTGCACCTGTTCTTCGGCTTCAGTGGACAGTGTGGGACAAGTTGGCAAAGCTGTTGTAGCGGTTTGTCAATGGCCGAATGGGGCTTCTACACCTAAACAGCTCACTGCCTGTCCAGTATGGCACTGTGTACACATGGCTGAATCTCAGAGGGCTATTTATTAGACATGTGATGCACTTTCTGGGTGCAGGAGCAACTATTTTAATATGTGgggcactatgtagggagcagggagtcaGACggttacatcatttgaaatggacatgtttttgttttttcgtACTTAAAGGGAGCCTTTAGGCTAACAAGATATCTTTGTCCACTTCCTAAAAACCAAATTGGACGACTTCAAtcagtcaacctttattttcaCTCGGAGGTGCATTGAGGGCATTGACCCTCGTTTACAATGCAGCCGAGTAAATTGCAGATTGAAAACGTTGAAATACAATTCATCCAAATAAAACAACTGATAATCAGCAAGACCAGatgtataaaaaagtaaaaaaaaaaaaatagctcaAATAGAAAAGAGGcataaaatatcaataaaatatatcataaaaacattaaaattaagtAACCAGCTCAGATAATAAGCAATACGAAAACTAAAAAATCGGATTATTTACTAGAATAGAATAGTAAAACAATTAACATCAAAAACAGTTGCAATAAAGTagtgagatgatgatgatgatgataataataataataataataataataatgataataaaaagcagaaaggaaaactcaactaaaacagtCACAGGCTAAGTTTTACATCAGTGAGCGAGTTTTAGAGACTTTTGTAGTGAATTCCTGCTCACTGGTACTTTGCAGCTAAAAGcagggaggaggagaaggatCTAGATAGCAGAAGGTGATCGAGGGAGGTGATTGCAGGCctgctgcttttttatttgaaaggtGACACACATCTCTACCATAACATAACATTATTGTGTTTTTGCACTGTATGTATGTTGTATTATCTGCAGTCATCCATCCAAGTGTTTTCGAGCAACCTGAGAAAGATGTTCAATTCTTCTCCTACTCCTAAACATCTAATTaatgtttctgtcatttttaatatCCATATGCAAAGAATTCCCGCTGGATCAAAGGGGGTCCTACTCAGTAAGCCCATGCAGTCTAATAGCATTTCCAGATAATGAAGCGCTCAGCAGACGGGGGAAGATTAGGTCTGTGTCAGGTCATCATTTAGTCAGGGATGAACAAAGAGCGGCTCTGTTCCCTACGCGGtgatgatgcagcagttacgcTGTGCCAGCCGACTTAAATCCTATCAGGAAAGTCATTGTGCCGTCACTCCTTTAACCACGGAACCTCTCTGGTTATTACATAAGGGCCATTCTTCAAAAGACTATTTAGGCTGAACGTGGAGCTGTGGGACATGAGCTGAGCGCTAGACGAACAGAGGCGTACCACAGAACACTACTGAGAACCCTAccttttcaggtaaagtgagaGTTTAGCAAAATTCACTCCCTTACTCAAGAAGTAGTCAGTCAGCCTAGACTGGAGGTGTTTAAGCTGTACTTTGTCCAAAGTCAACAAAATCTAGGATGCTCACATTATCAGAAAAAATcagtagaagtcaatagtcacccaaatcttttctgtaaatacatcagCAAAACGTTTCTCAACCCACACAAAGTCTTAAATTAGTGCAGGATGATTGTTCACTGTGGTTTAGGAATGTTTATGATATGACTATAAAAATTATAACACAACTTGTAGCCGAATGCTGCAGGCAGCCACTTTAAACAGGAGTTGGGCCAAATTCTGACTCCCTTCACGCTCACATACCTCACGCAGGCAAGTAGACGGTTGATTAccttcacaatttgtttagaaACATATATCTTCAGTTCAAAATGTAGCAATAAtttatgaacagaaaaaaaaaccgCCTCTCTGTCCTGAGTGTTCAGCCACACGGTGACGTTTTGCTCTGTTTTACAGgccacagtaagtcatactgtgctgtaaaacacattgacaagtctgtgcaaccttaatgaagacgTGCATGTGGTTCCAGCGAGCTGATAGAAGTGCTGTGgttgtatttatggaaaagatttgggtggcAGCTGAGCTCTGGTGCTTGCTAGCAACATTAGATTTAGACATCAAACATTTAGACATCAAACTTGTCTCGGATGGGATGGGAACTTGTGTGGGTAAGCTGGTAAGGTGTggacatttgatttttcacccCAACCTGTTCTTTAACACTTGCTGCCCATAGAAACTCCTGTGGAGTAATGTATAGGTATAACAGTCGTCACCTCTGTCTGAAGGACTGAATATGTTTTTCTGCTCAGTTaagaaaatgccatattgtGCTTCATTAAAACAGAATGAGTAACAGTAATAGGAGCTCAGACGAGGCCTTTGGGCTCATATCACAGAGCCGACAAACTCCAGCATGCTAAAATAATCTGCAGGAAAGTGGGACGCCGCTCTCCAGCAGCCCCCTCTCCAGCAGCCTTATCAGAACCAGCAGCAGCTCGCTAACCAGAAAGGATTCCCGCCACATTACAGCCTGAAAAGCCCTGCAGAAACCGCACAGGCCCATCAGCGCAGCCGCGGGTGAGAGGGGAATATCGCTCAGGTTTTGTCTGACGGATTAGCTGCTTTACGGTGCAATCCGGATTTGCCCAAAACTGAGCCGCTGCAGTCACTTCTGGTTTTGCCAGGAAAATAATACAGCTAATCTCCCAGGGACTCGACTGGATGGTAAAACACACCTCCTTCCTGGGatgtttgcagtggtggacagtaactgagtaactgagtaaatgtaatgagtttctgtactttagtatttttggtgtatctgtactgaagtttctccgttctgggcgactttttcctttcactccactacatttcagagtctaatatccgactttttcctcctacattttgagaaatctgtcgttccttttggtttctgtgtgtataaaaacgtaacatgtcaaaacgaaagaagcgcaaagccagagcaccaatcagggcccagcggtcactttgtttagagctggttttgacctgttggtcataccgacccagtgcagcacgcggttcaacgtcagcgcagcagcgtaaaactttgggagagtctgttcaacataaatgatgaactaacctaactttgtgtaaatagagctcaatatagaaatatgtccacatatgcagtcgagactgacgcggcttttttctgaatttctacaaacaccatttcattttatagtaaatgagtttgggctggtttatgtttatgaacagacgcctacagatcaacaggagctcatctgtgatcctgagtttaaagccagtttttattcaacttaaacttggaactaagttgtaaataaatctgaaactgaaactttgcttgtgtgtaaaaagtgatttcagagccactcggttctccctgatggaaactgtttaccttcagtgttttgtgcttctgatcattttaatagacgtcagcgtcactaattaatgacgttctattaaaagactggtttaccaagagagacgctggaggactttcacctga
This genomic interval from Pygocentrus nattereri isolate fPygNat1 chromosome 4, fPygNat1.pri, whole genome shotgun sequence contains the following:
- the LOC119263225 gene encoding probable inactive protein kinase DDB_G0270444: MQEERQKVQEELQKLHEERQKVQEELQEELQEELQEGQEELQKLQEELQEELHEVQEELQKVQEELQEVQEEVQEELQEVQRGLQKVQEELHEVQEELQKLQEELQEVQEELHEEVQEELQKVQKVQEQLQKVQEERQKVQEELQKVQEELQEELQEVQEGPSLRCFLLSPLRPGGAAAAGRL